One genomic region from Cucumis melo cultivar AY chromosome 9, USDA_Cmelo_AY_1.0, whole genome shotgun sequence encodes:
- the LOC103482836 gene encoding SUN domain-containing protein 5 isoform X4 has protein sequence MARKTPTTITKTTALTREQVSMTSSGLSSFPSLVLSAYYTQSSSLAMAMLLYFLGDFSSVNKSTSFHTHGNQKAGHACSSIANGSNKSKAFEEAVLSALGYSSLICKVQQPEKKPSSTEHQESPSGRSSRPTYLNLDEFRNITMKDKLGKMPSQLVNITHRFEPDGSDYNYASASKGAKVVAHNKEAKGACNILEKDHDKYLRNPCSVGGKYVVIELSEETLVDAVKIANFEHYSSNFKEFNLSGTLSYPTETWSNLGNFVAANVKHAQVFQLPEPKWVRYLKLDLLSHYGSEFYCTLSVVEVYGVDVMGRMLEDLIVTSSEASPKKISLEEPNSTVSPSVKADVGPVNKIENDENNLSSAGAGAESTDDPTRLALEVAKNSVKVNKFPDPVIEARQQLNGRIPGDTVLKILMQKVRSLESNLSVLEEYIKELNRRQGKLLPDLEKEISRISLLLENTKLVIKDLMVWKETIEKEIAHFKSWKMATTSQMNELVRENNMLSLDIEKILSNQAKQESKELAVLAVSFLVMCIATLRLISAKILMFFGDCHSEKTCSTSSGWVWILVSSMMTVILAFIYS, from the exons ATGGCAAGAAAGACCCCAACAACCATAACCAAAACAACTGCATTAACAAGAGAACAAGTTTCTATGACTTCTTCTGGTCTTTCATCTTTTCCCTCTCTTGTCTTGTCTGCTTATTATACTCAGAGCTCGTCCTTGGCTATGGCGATGCTG TTGTATTTTCTAGGGGATTTTTCTTCTGTAAACAAAAGCACTTCTTTCCATACTCATGGAAATCAGAAGGCTGGTCACGCTTGTTCATCCATAGCAAATGGAAGCAATA AGTCGAAGGCATTTGAAGAAGCAGTACTGAGTGCACTAGGATATTCATCTTTGATATGTAAAGTACAACAGCCAGAGAAGAAACCAAGCTCAACAGAACATCAGGAAAGTCCTAGTGGCAGAAGTTCTCGCCCCACATATCTTAATTTGGACGAGTTTCGGAACATTACAATGAAAGATAAACTTGGCAAAATGCCTAGCCAGTTAGTTAACATCACTCATCGGTTTGAACCAGATGGATCGGATTACAACTATGCATCTGCATCGAAGGGTGCAAAGGTGGTTGCTCATAACAAGGAGGCAAAAGGAGCATGTAATATATTGGAGAAAGACCATGATAAGTACCTGAGGAATCCTTGTTCGGTGGGAGGGAAGTATGTTGTGATTGAGCTCTCAGAAGAGACCTTAGTTGATGCTGTGAAAATTGCAAATTTTGAACATTATTCTTCTAATTTCAAGGAATTCAATTTGTCTGGCACTTTGAGCTATCCAACTGAGACATGGTCTAACTTGGGAAACTTTGTTGCTGCTAATGTAAAACATGCTCAAGTCTTCCAGCTGCCTGAACCAAAATGGGTTAGGTACTTAAAGCTGGATCTGCTTAGTCATTATGGATCAGAGTTTTACTGCACATTGAGTGTAGTAGAAGTCTATGGTGTTGATGTCATGGGGAGGATGCTTGAAGATCTCATTGTCACCTCTTCAGAAGCTTCTCCCAAGAAAATTTCACTAGAAGAGCCTAATTCAACTGTGTCGCCTTCTGTAAAAGCAGATGTTGGCCCAGTTAATAAGATAGAAAATGATGAGAATAACTTGTCAAGTGCTGGTGCAGGGGCAGAAAGCACAGATGATCCGACAAGGCTTGCTCTAGAGGTTGCAAAAAATTCTGTGAAAGTTAACAAATTTCCTGATCCTGTAATTGAAGCTAGACAACAGCTGAACGGTAGAATACCTGGTGACACTGTCCTGAAGATCTTGATGCAAAAGGTGAGGTCACTTGAATCTAATTTGTCTGTGCTAGAGGAGTATATCAAAGAATTGAACCGACGCCAAGGGAAACTTCTACCGGATCTTGAAAAAGAGATAAGTAGAATATCATTGCTTCTGGAGAACACTAAGTTAGTTATCAAGGATCTCATGGTTTGGAAGGAAACAATT gaaaaagaaatagCTCACTTCAAATCATGGAAGATGGCTACTACATCTCAAATGAATGAATTGGTCAGAGAGAATAATATGCTCAG CTTAGATATTGAAAAAATATTAAGCAATCAAGCAAAGCAGGAAAGTAAAGAACTCGCCGTGCTAGCCGTGAGCTTTCTTGTCATGTGCATTGCAACTCTGAGGCTAATATCAGCTAAAATCCTCATGTTTTTTGGAGATTGTCATTCGGAGAAGACGTGCTCGACCAGCAGTGGTTGGGTATGGATACTTGTTAGCAGCATGATGACGGTAATCCTGGCATTCATATACAGTTAA
- the LOC103482836 gene encoding SUN domain-containing protein 5 isoform X2 has protein sequence MARKTPTTITKTTALTREQVSMTSSGLSSFPSLVLSAYYTQSSSLAMAMLLYFLGDFSSVNKSTSFHTHGNQKAGHACSSIANGSNSMTSTSSFELNVSMNCNESYVHHNYANSNSSLPESKAFEEAVLSALGYSSLICKVQQPEKKPSSTEHQESPSGRSSRPTYLNLDEFRNITMKDKLGKMPSQLVNITHRFEPDGSDYNYASASKGAKVVAHNKEAKGACNILEKDHDKYLRNPCSVGGKYVVIELSEETLVDAVKIANFEHYSSNFKEFNLSGTLSYPTETWSNLGNFVAANVKHAQVFQLPEPKWVRYLKLDLLSHYGSEFYCTLSVVEVYGVDVMGRMLEDLIVTSSEASPKKISLEEPNSTVSPSVKADVGPVNKIENDENNLSSAGAGAESTDDPTRLALEVAKNSVKVNKFPDPVIEARQQLNGRIPGDTVLKILMQKVRSLESNLSVLEEYIKELNRRQGKLLPDLEKEISRISLLLENTKLVIKDLMVWKETIEKEIAHFKSWKMATTSQMNELVRENNMLSLDIEKILSNQAKQESKELAVLAVSFLVMCIATLRLISAKILMFFGDCHSEKTCSTSSGWVWILVSSMMTVILAFIYS, from the exons ATGGCAAGAAAGACCCCAACAACCATAACCAAAACAACTGCATTAACAAGAGAACAAGTTTCTATGACTTCTTCTGGTCTTTCATCTTTTCCCTCTCTTGTCTTGTCTGCTTATTATACTCAGAGCTCGTCCTTGGCTATGGCGATGCTG TTGTATTTTCTAGGGGATTTTTCTTCTGTAAACAAAAGCACTTCTTTCCATACTCATGGAAATCAGAAGGCTGGTCACGCTTGTTCATCCATAGCAAATGGAAGCAATAGTATGACCTCTACATCATCTTTTGAACTTAATGTGTCAATGAACTGTAATGAATCCTATGTTCATCACAACTATGCAAATTCCAATTCCTCACTTCCAGAGTCGAAGGCATTTGAAGAAGCAGTACTGAGTGCACTAGGATATTCATCTTTGATATGTAAAGTACAACAGCCAGAGAAGAAACCAAGCTCAACAGAACATCAGGAAAGTCCTAGTGGCAGAAGTTCTCGCCCCACATATCTTAATTTGGACGAGTTTCGGAACATTACAATGAAAGATAAACTTGGCAAAATGCCTAGCCAGTTAGTTAACATCACTCATCGGTTTGAACCAGATGGATCGGATTACAACTATGCATCTGCATCGAAGGGTGCAAAGGTGGTTGCTCATAACAAGGAGGCAAAAGGAGCATGTAATATATTGGAGAAAGACCATGATAAGTACCTGAGGAATCCTTGTTCGGTGGGAGGGAAGTATGTTGTGATTGAGCTCTCAGAAGAGACCTTAGTTGATGCTGTGAAAATTGCAAATTTTGAACATTATTCTTCTAATTTCAAGGAATTCAATTTGTCTGGCACTTTGAGCTATCCAACTGAGACATGGTCTAACTTGGGAAACTTTGTTGCTGCTAATGTAAAACATGCTCAAGTCTTCCAGCTGCCTGAACCAAAATGGGTTAGGTACTTAAAGCTGGATCTGCTTAGTCATTATGGATCAGAGTTTTACTGCACATTGAGTGTAGTAGAAGTCTATGGTGTTGATGTCATGGGGAGGATGCTTGAAGATCTCATTGTCACCTCTTCAGAAGCTTCTCCCAAGAAAATTTCACTAGAAGAGCCTAATTCAACTGTGTCGCCTTCTGTAAAAGCAGATGTTGGCCCAGTTAATAAGATAGAAAATGATGAGAATAACTTGTCAAGTGCTGGTGCAGGGGCAGAAAGCACAGATGATCCGACAAGGCTTGCTCTAGAGGTTGCAAAAAATTCTGTGAAAGTTAACAAATTTCCTGATCCTGTAATTGAAGCTAGACAACAGCTGAACGGTAGAATACCTGGTGACACTGTCCTGAAGATCTTGATGCAAAAGGTGAGGTCACTTGAATCTAATTTGTCTGTGCTAGAGGAGTATATCAAAGAATTGAACCGACGCCAAGGGAAACTTCTACCGGATCTTGAAAAAGAGATAAGTAGAATATCATTGCTTCTGGAGAACACTAAGTTAGTTATCAAGGATCTCATGGTTTGGAAGGAAACAATT gaaaaagaaatagCTCACTTCAAATCATGGAAGATGGCTACTACATCTCAAATGAATGAATTGGTCAGAGAGAATAATATGCTCAG CTTAGATATTGAAAAAATATTAAGCAATCAAGCAAAGCAGGAAAGTAAAGAACTCGCCGTGCTAGCCGTGAGCTTTCTTGTCATGTGCATTGCAACTCTGAGGCTAATATCAGCTAAAATCCTCATGTTTTTTGGAGATTGTCATTCGGAGAAGACGTGCTCGACCAGCAGTGGTTGGGTATGGATACTTGTTAGCAGCATGATGACGGTAATCCTGGCATTCATATACAGTTAA
- the LOC103482836 gene encoding SUN domain-containing protein 5 isoform X3: protein MQNSREDLLCIRYRSKKKSKNNGKKDPNNHNQNNCINKRTSFYDFFWSFIFSLSCLVCLLYSELVLGYGDAGDFSSVNKSTSFHTHGNQKAGHACSSIANGSNKSKAFEEAVLSALGYSSLICKVQQPEKKPSSTEHQESPSGRSSRPTYLNLDEFRNITMKDKLGKMPSQLVNITHRFEPDGSDYNYASASKGAKVVAHNKEAKGACNILEKDHDKYLRNPCSVGGKYVVIELSEETLVDAVKIANFEHYSSNFKEFNLSGTLSYPTETWSNLGNFVAANVKHAQVFQLPEPKWVRYLKLDLLSHYGSEFYCTLSVVEVYGVDVMGRMLEDLIVTSSEASPKKISLEEPNSTVSPSVKADVGPVNKIENDENNLSSAGAGAESTDDPTRLALEVAKNSVKVNKFPDPVIEARQQLNGRIPGDTVLKILMQKVRSLESNLSVLEEYIKELNRRQGKLLPDLEKEISRISLLLENTKLVIKDLMVWKETIEKEIAHFKSWKMATTSQMNELVRENNMLSLDIEKILSNQAKQESKELAVLAVSFLVMCIATLRLISAKILMFFGDCHSEKTCSTSSGWVWILVSSMMTVILAFIYS from the exons ATGCAGAATTCTCGAGAAGATCTGTTGTGCATCAGATATAGGAGCAAGAAGAAGAGCAAAAACAATGGCAAGAAAGACCCCAACAACCATAACCAAAACAACTGCATTAACAAGAGAACAAGTTTCTATGACTTCTTCTGGTCTTTCATCTTTTCCCTCTCTTGTCTTGTCTGCTTATTATACTCAGAGCTCGTCCTTGGCTATGGCGATGCTG GGGATTTTTCTTCTGTAAACAAAAGCACTTCTTTCCATACTCATGGAAATCAGAAGGCTGGTCACGCTTGTTCATCCATAGCAAATGGAAGCAATA AGTCGAAGGCATTTGAAGAAGCAGTACTGAGTGCACTAGGATATTCATCTTTGATATGTAAAGTACAACAGCCAGAGAAGAAACCAAGCTCAACAGAACATCAGGAAAGTCCTAGTGGCAGAAGTTCTCGCCCCACATATCTTAATTTGGACGAGTTTCGGAACATTACAATGAAAGATAAACTTGGCAAAATGCCTAGCCAGTTAGTTAACATCACTCATCGGTTTGAACCAGATGGATCGGATTACAACTATGCATCTGCATCGAAGGGTGCAAAGGTGGTTGCTCATAACAAGGAGGCAAAAGGAGCATGTAATATATTGGAGAAAGACCATGATAAGTACCTGAGGAATCCTTGTTCGGTGGGAGGGAAGTATGTTGTGATTGAGCTCTCAGAAGAGACCTTAGTTGATGCTGTGAAAATTGCAAATTTTGAACATTATTCTTCTAATTTCAAGGAATTCAATTTGTCTGGCACTTTGAGCTATCCAACTGAGACATGGTCTAACTTGGGAAACTTTGTTGCTGCTAATGTAAAACATGCTCAAGTCTTCCAGCTGCCTGAACCAAAATGGGTTAGGTACTTAAAGCTGGATCTGCTTAGTCATTATGGATCAGAGTTTTACTGCACATTGAGTGTAGTAGAAGTCTATGGTGTTGATGTCATGGGGAGGATGCTTGAAGATCTCATTGTCACCTCTTCAGAAGCTTCTCCCAAGAAAATTTCACTAGAAGAGCCTAATTCAACTGTGTCGCCTTCTGTAAAAGCAGATGTTGGCCCAGTTAATAAGATAGAAAATGATGAGAATAACTTGTCAAGTGCTGGTGCAGGGGCAGAAAGCACAGATGATCCGACAAGGCTTGCTCTAGAGGTTGCAAAAAATTCTGTGAAAGTTAACAAATTTCCTGATCCTGTAATTGAAGCTAGACAACAGCTGAACGGTAGAATACCTGGTGACACTGTCCTGAAGATCTTGATGCAAAAGGTGAGGTCACTTGAATCTAATTTGTCTGTGCTAGAGGAGTATATCAAAGAATTGAACCGACGCCAAGGGAAACTTCTACCGGATCTTGAAAAAGAGATAAGTAGAATATCATTGCTTCTGGAGAACACTAAGTTAGTTATCAAGGATCTCATGGTTTGGAAGGAAACAATT gaaaaagaaatagCTCACTTCAAATCATGGAAGATGGCTACTACATCTCAAATGAATGAATTGGTCAGAGAGAATAATATGCTCAG CTTAGATATTGAAAAAATATTAAGCAATCAAGCAAAGCAGGAAAGTAAAGAACTCGCCGTGCTAGCCGTGAGCTTTCTTGTCATGTGCATTGCAACTCTGAGGCTAATATCAGCTAAAATCCTCATGTTTTTTGGAGATTGTCATTCGGAGAAGACGTGCTCGACCAGCAGTGGTTGGGTATGGATACTTGTTAGCAGCATGATGACGGTAATCCTGGCATTCATATACAGTTAA
- the LOC103482836 gene encoding SUN domain-containing protein 5 isoform X1, whose product MQNSREDLLCIRYRSKKKSKNNGKKDPNNHNQNNCINKRTSFYDFFWSFIFSLSCLVCLLYSELVLGYGDAGDFSSVNKSTSFHTHGNQKAGHACSSIANGSNSMTSTSSFELNVSMNCNESYVHHNYANSNSSLPESKAFEEAVLSALGYSSLICKVQQPEKKPSSTEHQESPSGRSSRPTYLNLDEFRNITMKDKLGKMPSQLVNITHRFEPDGSDYNYASASKGAKVVAHNKEAKGACNILEKDHDKYLRNPCSVGGKYVVIELSEETLVDAVKIANFEHYSSNFKEFNLSGTLSYPTETWSNLGNFVAANVKHAQVFQLPEPKWVRYLKLDLLSHYGSEFYCTLSVVEVYGVDVMGRMLEDLIVTSSEASPKKISLEEPNSTVSPSVKADVGPVNKIENDENNLSSAGAGAESTDDPTRLALEVAKNSVKVNKFPDPVIEARQQLNGRIPGDTVLKILMQKVRSLESNLSVLEEYIKELNRRQGKLLPDLEKEISRISLLLENTKLVIKDLMVWKETIEKEIAHFKSWKMATTSQMNELVRENNMLSLDIEKILSNQAKQESKELAVLAVSFLVMCIATLRLISAKILMFFGDCHSEKTCSTSSGWVWILVSSMMTVILAFIYS is encoded by the exons ATGCAGAATTCTCGAGAAGATCTGTTGTGCATCAGATATAGGAGCAAGAAGAAGAGCAAAAACAATGGCAAGAAAGACCCCAACAACCATAACCAAAACAACTGCATTAACAAGAGAACAAGTTTCTATGACTTCTTCTGGTCTTTCATCTTTTCCCTCTCTTGTCTTGTCTGCTTATTATACTCAGAGCTCGTCCTTGGCTATGGCGATGCTG GGGATTTTTCTTCTGTAAACAAAAGCACTTCTTTCCATACTCATGGAAATCAGAAGGCTGGTCACGCTTGTTCATCCATAGCAAATGGAAGCAATAGTATGACCTCTACATCATCTTTTGAACTTAATGTGTCAATGAACTGTAATGAATCCTATGTTCATCACAACTATGCAAATTCCAATTCCTCACTTCCAGAGTCGAAGGCATTTGAAGAAGCAGTACTGAGTGCACTAGGATATTCATCTTTGATATGTAAAGTACAACAGCCAGAGAAGAAACCAAGCTCAACAGAACATCAGGAAAGTCCTAGTGGCAGAAGTTCTCGCCCCACATATCTTAATTTGGACGAGTTTCGGAACATTACAATGAAAGATAAACTTGGCAAAATGCCTAGCCAGTTAGTTAACATCACTCATCGGTTTGAACCAGATGGATCGGATTACAACTATGCATCTGCATCGAAGGGTGCAAAGGTGGTTGCTCATAACAAGGAGGCAAAAGGAGCATGTAATATATTGGAGAAAGACCATGATAAGTACCTGAGGAATCCTTGTTCGGTGGGAGGGAAGTATGTTGTGATTGAGCTCTCAGAAGAGACCTTAGTTGATGCTGTGAAAATTGCAAATTTTGAACATTATTCTTCTAATTTCAAGGAATTCAATTTGTCTGGCACTTTGAGCTATCCAACTGAGACATGGTCTAACTTGGGAAACTTTGTTGCTGCTAATGTAAAACATGCTCAAGTCTTCCAGCTGCCTGAACCAAAATGGGTTAGGTACTTAAAGCTGGATCTGCTTAGTCATTATGGATCAGAGTTTTACTGCACATTGAGTGTAGTAGAAGTCTATGGTGTTGATGTCATGGGGAGGATGCTTGAAGATCTCATTGTCACCTCTTCAGAAGCTTCTCCCAAGAAAATTTCACTAGAAGAGCCTAATTCAACTGTGTCGCCTTCTGTAAAAGCAGATGTTGGCCCAGTTAATAAGATAGAAAATGATGAGAATAACTTGTCAAGTGCTGGTGCAGGGGCAGAAAGCACAGATGATCCGACAAGGCTTGCTCTAGAGGTTGCAAAAAATTCTGTGAAAGTTAACAAATTTCCTGATCCTGTAATTGAAGCTAGACAACAGCTGAACGGTAGAATACCTGGTGACACTGTCCTGAAGATCTTGATGCAAAAGGTGAGGTCACTTGAATCTAATTTGTCTGTGCTAGAGGAGTATATCAAAGAATTGAACCGACGCCAAGGGAAACTTCTACCGGATCTTGAAAAAGAGATAAGTAGAATATCATTGCTTCTGGAGAACACTAAGTTAGTTATCAAGGATCTCATGGTTTGGAAGGAAACAATT gaaaaagaaatagCTCACTTCAAATCATGGAAGATGGCTACTACATCTCAAATGAATGAATTGGTCAGAGAGAATAATATGCTCAG CTTAGATATTGAAAAAATATTAAGCAATCAAGCAAAGCAGGAAAGTAAAGAACTCGCCGTGCTAGCCGTGAGCTTTCTTGTCATGTGCATTGCAACTCTGAGGCTAATATCAGCTAAAATCCTCATGTTTTTTGGAGATTGTCATTCGGAGAAGACGTGCTCGACCAGCAGTGGTTGGGTATGGATACTTGTTAGCAGCATGATGACGGTAATCCTGGCATTCATATACAGTTAA
- the LOC103482836 gene encoding SUN domain-containing protein 5 isoform X5 — MQNSREDLLCIRYRSKKKSKNNGKKDPNNHNQNNCINKRTSFYDFFWSFIFSLSCLVCLLYSELVLGYGDAESKAFEEAVLSALGYSSLICKVQQPEKKPSSTEHQESPSGRSSRPTYLNLDEFRNITMKDKLGKMPSQLVNITHRFEPDGSDYNYASASKGAKVVAHNKEAKGACNILEKDHDKYLRNPCSVGGKYVVIELSEETLVDAVKIANFEHYSSNFKEFNLSGTLSYPTETWSNLGNFVAANVKHAQVFQLPEPKWVRYLKLDLLSHYGSEFYCTLSVVEVYGVDVMGRMLEDLIVTSSEASPKKISLEEPNSTVSPSVKADVGPVNKIENDENNLSSAGAGAESTDDPTRLALEVAKNSVKVNKFPDPVIEARQQLNGRIPGDTVLKILMQKVRSLESNLSVLEEYIKELNRRQGKLLPDLEKEISRISLLLENTKLVIKDLMVWKETIEKEIAHFKSWKMATTSQMNELVRENNMLSLDIEKILSNQAKQESKELAVLAVSFLVMCIATLRLISAKILMFFGDCHSEKTCSTSSGWVWILVSSMMTVILAFIYS; from the exons ATGCAGAATTCTCGAGAAGATCTGTTGTGCATCAGATATAGGAGCAAGAAGAAGAGCAAAAACAATGGCAAGAAAGACCCCAACAACCATAACCAAAACAACTGCATTAACAAGAGAACAAGTTTCTATGACTTCTTCTGGTCTTTCATCTTTTCCCTCTCTTGTCTTGTCTGCTTATTATACTCAGAGCTCGTCCTTGGCTATGGCGATGCTG AGTCGAAGGCATTTGAAGAAGCAGTACTGAGTGCACTAGGATATTCATCTTTGATATGTAAAGTACAACAGCCAGAGAAGAAACCAAGCTCAACAGAACATCAGGAAAGTCCTAGTGGCAGAAGTTCTCGCCCCACATATCTTAATTTGGACGAGTTTCGGAACATTACAATGAAAGATAAACTTGGCAAAATGCCTAGCCAGTTAGTTAACATCACTCATCGGTTTGAACCAGATGGATCGGATTACAACTATGCATCTGCATCGAAGGGTGCAAAGGTGGTTGCTCATAACAAGGAGGCAAAAGGAGCATGTAATATATTGGAGAAAGACCATGATAAGTACCTGAGGAATCCTTGTTCGGTGGGAGGGAAGTATGTTGTGATTGAGCTCTCAGAAGAGACCTTAGTTGATGCTGTGAAAATTGCAAATTTTGAACATTATTCTTCTAATTTCAAGGAATTCAATTTGTCTGGCACTTTGAGCTATCCAACTGAGACATGGTCTAACTTGGGAAACTTTGTTGCTGCTAATGTAAAACATGCTCAAGTCTTCCAGCTGCCTGAACCAAAATGGGTTAGGTACTTAAAGCTGGATCTGCTTAGTCATTATGGATCAGAGTTTTACTGCACATTGAGTGTAGTAGAAGTCTATGGTGTTGATGTCATGGGGAGGATGCTTGAAGATCTCATTGTCACCTCTTCAGAAGCTTCTCCCAAGAAAATTTCACTAGAAGAGCCTAATTCAACTGTGTCGCCTTCTGTAAAAGCAGATGTTGGCCCAGTTAATAAGATAGAAAATGATGAGAATAACTTGTCAAGTGCTGGTGCAGGGGCAGAAAGCACAGATGATCCGACAAGGCTTGCTCTAGAGGTTGCAAAAAATTCTGTGAAAGTTAACAAATTTCCTGATCCTGTAATTGAAGCTAGACAACAGCTGAACGGTAGAATACCTGGTGACACTGTCCTGAAGATCTTGATGCAAAAGGTGAGGTCACTTGAATCTAATTTGTCTGTGCTAGAGGAGTATATCAAAGAATTGAACCGACGCCAAGGGAAACTTCTACCGGATCTTGAAAAAGAGATAAGTAGAATATCATTGCTTCTGGAGAACACTAAGTTAGTTATCAAGGATCTCATGGTTTGGAAGGAAACAATT gaaaaagaaatagCTCACTTCAAATCATGGAAGATGGCTACTACATCTCAAATGAATGAATTGGTCAGAGAGAATAATATGCTCAG CTTAGATATTGAAAAAATATTAAGCAATCAAGCAAAGCAGGAAAGTAAAGAACTCGCCGTGCTAGCCGTGAGCTTTCTTGTCATGTGCATTGCAACTCTGAGGCTAATATCAGCTAAAATCCTCATGTTTTTTGGAGATTGTCATTCGGAGAAGACGTGCTCGACCAGCAGTGGTTGGGTATGGATACTTGTTAGCAGCATGATGACGGTAATCCTGGCATTCATATACAGTTAA
- the LOC103482836 gene encoding SUN domain-containing protein 3 isoform X6 has protein sequence MQNSREDLLCIRYRSKKKSKNNGKKDPNNHNQNNCINKRTSFYDFFWSFIFSLSCLVCLLYSELVLGYGDAGDFSSVNKSTSFHTHGNQKAGHACSSIANGSNSMTSTSSFELNVSMNCNESYVHHNYANSNSSLPESKAFEEAVLSALGYSSLICKVQQPEKKPSSTEHQESPSGRSSRPTYLNLDEFRNITMKDKLGKMPSQLVNITHRFEPDGSDYNYASASKGAKVVAHNKEAKGACNILEKDHDKYLRNPCSVGGKYVVIELSEETLVDAVKIANFEHYSSNFKEFNLSGTLSYPTETWSNLGNFVAANVKHAQVFQLPEPKWVRYLKLDLLSHYGSEFYCTLSVVEVYGVDVMGRMLEDLIVTSSEASPKKISLEEPNSTVSPSVKADVGPVNKIENDENNLSSAGAGAESTDDPTRLALEVAKNSVKVNKFPDPVIEARQQLNGRIPGDTVLKILMQKVRSLESNLSVLEEYIKELNRRQGKLLPDLEKEISRISLLLENTKLVIKDLMVWKETILRY, from the exons ATGCAGAATTCTCGAGAAGATCTGTTGTGCATCAGATATAGGAGCAAGAAGAAGAGCAAAAACAATGGCAAGAAAGACCCCAACAACCATAACCAAAACAACTGCATTAACAAGAGAACAAGTTTCTATGACTTCTTCTGGTCTTTCATCTTTTCCCTCTCTTGTCTTGTCTGCTTATTATACTCAGAGCTCGTCCTTGGCTATGGCGATGCTG GGGATTTTTCTTCTGTAAACAAAAGCACTTCTTTCCATACTCATGGAAATCAGAAGGCTGGTCACGCTTGTTCATCCATAGCAAATGGAAGCAATAGTATGACCTCTACATCATCTTTTGAACTTAATGTGTCAATGAACTGTAATGAATCCTATGTTCATCACAACTATGCAAATTCCAATTCCTCACTTCCAGAGTCGAAGGCATTTGAAGAAGCAGTACTGAGTGCACTAGGATATTCATCTTTGATATGTAAAGTACAACAGCCAGAGAAGAAACCAAGCTCAACAGAACATCAGGAAAGTCCTAGTGGCAGAAGTTCTCGCCCCACATATCTTAATTTGGACGAGTTTCGGAACATTACAATGAAAGATAAACTTGGCAAAATGCCTAGCCAGTTAGTTAACATCACTCATCGGTTTGAACCAGATGGATCGGATTACAACTATGCATCTGCATCGAAGGGTGCAAAGGTGGTTGCTCATAACAAGGAGGCAAAAGGAGCATGTAATATATTGGAGAAAGACCATGATAAGTACCTGAGGAATCCTTGTTCGGTGGGAGGGAAGTATGTTGTGATTGAGCTCTCAGAAGAGACCTTAGTTGATGCTGTGAAAATTGCAAATTTTGAACATTATTCTTCTAATTTCAAGGAATTCAATTTGTCTGGCACTTTGAGCTATCCAACTGAGACATGGTCTAACTTGGGAAACTTTGTTGCTGCTAATGTAAAACATGCTCAAGTCTTCCAGCTGCCTGAACCAAAATGGGTTAGGTACTTAAAGCTGGATCTGCTTAGTCATTATGGATCAGAGTTTTACTGCACATTGAGTGTAGTAGAAGTCTATGGTGTTGATGTCATGGGGAGGATGCTTGAAGATCTCATTGTCACCTCTTCAGAAGCTTCTCCCAAGAAAATTTCACTAGAAGAGCCTAATTCAACTGTGTCGCCTTCTGTAAAAGCAGATGTTGGCCCAGTTAATAAGATAGAAAATGATGAGAATAACTTGTCAAGTGCTGGTGCAGGGGCAGAAAGCACAGATGATCCGACAAGGCTTGCTCTAGAGGTTGCAAAAAATTCTGTGAAAGTTAACAAATTTCCTGATCCTGTAATTGAAGCTAGACAACAGCTGAACGGTAGAATACCTGGTGACACTGTCCTGAAGATCTTGATGCAAAAGGTGAGGTCACTTGAATCTAATTTGTCTGTGCTAGAGGAGTATATCAAAGAATTGAACCGACGCCAAGGGAAACTTCTACCGGATCTTGAAAAAGAGATAAGTAGAATATCATTGCTTCTGGAGAACACTAAGTTAGTTATCAAGGATCTCATGGTTTGGAAGGAAACAATT CTTAGATATTGA